From Rhodanobacteraceae bacterium, the proteins below share one genomic window:
- a CDS encoding Mobile element protein, whose amino-acid sequence MKQATFASLNFDAKKRRTRREVFLAEMDKVVPWDALLALLAPAYPTSGRRGRPPMALASMLRIHFMQQWYALSDPAMEDALYEIESMRRFAGLELNEDAIPDETTILKFRRWLERHGFATQILAVVNAHLGEHKLLLRAGTIVDATLIAASPSTKNQAKSRDPEMHQTKKGNQWYFGMKAHIGVDAASGLVHTVTTTAANAGDVTEVDKLLHGKETSVYADAGYTGAEKRVKPKRGRDWFIAAKRGKVKAVVDRELRELHEQIEHLKASVRAKVEHPFRVLKCQFGYRNVRYKGLAKNTAQVVTLFALTNLWMARRRLLTTMGEVCP is encoded by the coding sequence ATGAAGCAAGCCACGTTCGCATCGTTGAACTTCGATGCCAAGAAGCGACGCACGCGCCGCGAGGTGTTCCTGGCCGAGATGGACAAGGTGGTGCCGTGGGATGCACTGCTGGCGTTGCTGGCGCCCGCGTATCCGACCAGCGGCCGCCGCGGGCGACCGCCGATGGCGCTTGCGAGCATGCTGCGCATCCACTTCATGCAGCAGTGGTACGCATTGTCCGATCCTGCGATGGAAGATGCGTTGTACGAGATCGAGTCGATGCGGCGGTTTGCAGGATTGGAGTTGAACGAGGACGCGATTCCGGACGAGACGACGATCCTGAAGTTCCGGCGCTGGCTGGAACGGCACGGCTTCGCGACGCAGATCCTGGCGGTGGTGAACGCGCATCTCGGGGAGCACAAGCTGCTGTTGCGCGCAGGGACGATCGTGGATGCGACCTTGATCGCGGCCTCGCCCTCGACCAAGAACCAAGCCAAATCGCGCGATCCCGAGATGCACCAGACCAAGAAGGGCAACCAGTGGTACTTCGGCATGAAGGCGCACATTGGGGTGGATGCCGCATCGGGGCTGGTGCACACGGTGACTACGACCGCGGCCAACGCCGGCGACGTCACCGAGGTGGACAAGTTGTTGCACGGCAAGGAGACCAGCGTCTACGCCGATGCCGGCTACACAGGTGCGGAAAAGCGCGTGAAGCCCAAGCGCGGGCGCGATTGGTTCATTGCGGCCAAGCGCGGCAAGGTCAAGGCGGTGGTCGACCGGGAACTGCGCGAGTTGCACGAGCAGATCGAGCACCTCAAGGCCTCGGTGCGTGCGAAGGTGGAACATCCGTTCCGCGTCCTGAAGTGCCAGTTCGGTTATCGGAACGTGCGCTACAAGGGACTGGCCAAGAACACCGCGCAGGTCGTCACCCTGTTTGCGCTCACGAATCTGTGGATGGCGCGGCGGAGATTGCTGACCACGATGGGTGAAGTGTGCCCGTGA
- a CDS encoding Energy-dependent translational throttle protein EttA, which yields MQYIYTMINVSKIVPPKREIIKDISLSFFPGAKIGLLGLNGAGKSTVLRIMAGVDTDYQGEARPAAGINIGYLAQEPQLDPDKTVREAVEEGMSHILDAQKRLDEIYAAYAEEGADFDALAAEQQKLENILAAGDAHTMEMQLEVAADALRLPPWDAKIGTLSGGEKRRVALCRLLLSKPDMLLLDEPTNHLDAESVDWLEQFLHDYPGTVVAVTHDRYFLDNAAEWILELDRGRGIPWKGNYSSWLEQKDERLKQEASTEKARQKAIQKELEWVRSAAKGRQSKGKARLNRFEELNAVDYQRRNETNEIFIPPGERLGNEVIEFKHVSKSFGDRCLIDDLSFKIPPGAIVGVIGPNGAGKSTFMKMVMGKEQPDSGEIVLGKTVKLAYVDQSRGMLNDKHNVWQEVSGGLDILKIGNFEIQSRAYIGRFNFKGSDQQKIVGQLSGGERGRLHLAKTLLEGGNVLLLDEPSNDLDVETLRALEEALLEFPGCAIVISHDRWFLDRIATHIIAFEGDSHVEFFPGNYNEYEADKKRRLGEEAAAPHRVKYKKLA from the coding sequence GTGCAATACATCTACACCATGATCAACGTGTCCAAGATCGTCCCGCCCAAGCGCGAGATCATCAAGGACATTTCGCTTTCCTTTTTCCCCGGCGCCAAGATCGGACTGCTCGGCCTGAACGGCGCGGGCAAGTCGACCGTGCTGAGGATCATGGCGGGCGTCGATACCGACTACCAGGGCGAAGCGCGGCCTGCGGCCGGCATCAACATCGGTTACCTCGCGCAGGAACCGCAGCTCGATCCCGACAAGACGGTGCGCGAAGCGGTCGAGGAAGGCATGTCGCACATCCTCGACGCGCAGAAGCGTCTCGATGAAATCTACGCCGCCTACGCCGAGGAAGGCGCGGATTTCGACGCGCTGGCGGCCGAGCAGCAGAAGCTCGAAAACATCCTCGCCGCGGGCGACGCGCACACCATGGAGATGCAGCTTGAAGTCGCGGCCGACGCGCTGCGGCTGCCGCCGTGGGACGCGAAGATCGGCACGCTTTCGGGTGGCGAGAAGCGCCGCGTCGCATTGTGCCGCTTGTTGCTCAGCAAGCCGGACATGCTGCTGCTGGACGAGCCCACCAACCACCTCGACGCGGAATCGGTCGATTGGCTGGAGCAGTTCCTGCACGATTATCCCGGTACCGTGGTCGCGGTGACCCACGACCGCTACTTCCTCGACAACGCCGCCGAATGGATCCTGGAACTCGACCGCGGCCGCGGCATTCCGTGGAAGGGCAATTACTCCTCGTGGCTGGAACAGAAGGACGAACGCCTGAAGCAGGAAGCCTCGACCGAAAAGGCCCGCCAGAAGGCGATCCAGAAGGAACTGGAATGGGTGCGTTCGGCCGCCAAGGGCCGCCAGTCCAAGGGCAAGGCGCGCCTGAACCGCTTCGAGGAATTGAACGCGGTCGACTACCAGCGCCGCAACGAAACGAACGAGATCTTCATCCCACCGGGCGAACGCCTCGGCAACGAAGTGATCGAGTTCAAGCACGTCTCGAAATCGTTCGGCGACCGCTGTCTGATCGACGATTTGAGTTTCAAGATTCCGCCCGGCGCGATCGTCGGCGTGATCGGCCCGAACGGCGCCGGAAAATCCACCTTCATGAAAATGGTGATGGGCAAGGAGCAGCCCGACTCCGGCGAAATCGTGCTGGGCAAGACGGTGAAGCTCGCCTACGTCGACCAGTCACGCGGCATGCTCAACGACAAGCACAACGTGTGGCAGGAAGTGTCGGGCGGGCTCGACATTTTGAAAATCGGCAACTTCGAAATCCAGTCGCGCGCCTACATCGGCCGCTTCAATTTCAAGGGTTCCGACCAGCAGAAGATCGTCGGGCAATTGTCCGGTGGCGAACGCGGGCGTTTGCATCTTGCCAAGACCTTGCTCGAAGGCGGCAACGTGCTGCTGCTGGACGAACCATCGAACGACCTCGACGTCGAAACCCTGCGCGCGCTGGAAGAGGCGCTGCTGGAATTCCCCGGCTGCGCGATCGTGATCTCGCACGACCGCTGGTTCCTCGACCGCATCGCGACCCACATCATCGCCTTCGAAGGCGACTCGCACGTCGAATTCTTCCCCGGCAACTACAACGAATACGAAGCCGACAAGAAGCGCCGACTGGGCGAAGAAGCCGCGGCACCGCATCGGGTGAAATACAAGAAGCTGGCTTGA
- a CDS encoding putative membrane protein YoaT, with amino-acid sequence MIATLRAARLGWHGLDRRIAVHASRGGRFTVFVHELFWFGMKQAWACLFGGLMLVLLIATWMFWPADAPLGRYDFVTLMAIAIQVVLLATGLETRREAAVIILFHVTGTLMELFKTATGSWIYPGASILHVGGVPLFTGFMYASVGSYIARAWRLFEFRFTRHPRWSHTALLAIAIYLNFFADHYGIDFRWLLFVGVAWMFGPCWVHYRVRRRYRRMPLLLGFMLVALFIWFAENLGTFTRAWMYPAQHRAWHMVPPEKIGSWLLLMIISYVMVSALYRRALPDAAIGQRG; translated from the coding sequence ATGATCGCCACCCTGCGCGCCGCCCGGCTCGGCTGGCACGGCCTTGATCGCCGCATCGCGGTGCACGCATCGCGCGGCGGCAGGTTCACCGTGTTCGTGCACGAACTGTTCTGGTTCGGGATGAAGCAGGCCTGGGCGTGCCTGTTCGGCGGGCTGATGCTGGTGCTGCTGATCGCGACCTGGATGTTCTGGCCGGCCGATGCGCCGCTCGGGCGCTACGACTTCGTGACCCTGATGGCCATCGCGATCCAGGTGGTGCTGCTTGCGACCGGGTTGGAGACGCGTCGCGAAGCCGCGGTGATCATCTTGTTCCACGTCACCGGCACGCTGATGGAACTGTTCAAGACCGCGACCGGCTCATGGATTTATCCCGGCGCTTCGATCCTGCACGTCGGCGGCGTGCCGCTGTTCACCGGCTTCATGTACGCGTCGGTGGGTAGCTACATCGCGCGGGCGTGGCGCCTGTTCGAATTCCGGTTCACCCGCCATCCGCGCTGGAGCCACACCGCGCTGCTTGCGATCGCGATCTACCTGAACTTCTTCGCCGACCACTACGGCATCGACTTCCGCTGGTTGCTGTTCGTGGGCGTCGCCTGGATGTTCGGGCCATGTTGGGTGCACTACCGCGTGCGCCGCCGTTATCGGCGGATGCCGCTGCTGCTGGGCTTCATGCTGGTCGCGTTGTTCATCTGGTTCGCGGAAAACCTCGGCACGTTTACCCGCGCATGGATGTATCCCGCGCAGCATCGAGCCTGGCACATGGTGCCGCCCGAGAAGATCGGCTCGTGGCTGCTGCTGATGATCATCAGTTACGTGATGGTGTCGGCGCTGTATCGGCGTGCGTTGCCGGACGCGGCGATCGGCCAAAGGGGCTAG
- a CDS encoding Serine hydroxymethyltransferase — protein MYSHEMRIAGYDDELAKAIMEERQRQEDHVELIASENYASPRVLEAQGSVLTNKYAEGYPGKRYYGGCQYVDVAEALAIERLKQLFDCDYANVQPHSGSQANQAVYFALLQPGDTILGMSLAHGGHLTHGAKPNLSGKIFNAVQYGVNDEGLVDYDAVEKLAVEHKPKMIVAGFSAYSQIMDWARFRAIADKVGAYLFVDMAHVAGLVAAGVYPSPLPHAHVVTSTTHKTLRGPRGGLIVAKTSAMGEHAEEITKKLQSIVFPGIQGGPLMHVIAAKAVAFKEALEPSFKAYQQQVVKNAKAMAKTLIDRGYKIVSGGTEDHLFLVDLIGKPITGKDAEAALGKAHITVNKNAVPNDPQKPFVTSGLRIGTPAVTTRGYKEADCIELAGWVADVLDAPNDEKVIDNVRALVNAQCAKFPVYG, from the coding sequence ATGTACAGCCACGAAATGCGGATTGCCGGTTACGACGACGAGTTGGCGAAGGCGATCATGGAGGAACGCCAGCGCCAGGAAGACCACGTCGAGCTGATCGCGTCGGAAAATTACGCGAGCCCGCGCGTGCTGGAAGCTCAAGGGTCGGTGCTGACCAACAAGTATGCGGAAGGCTATCCGGGCAAGCGCTATTACGGTGGCTGCCAGTACGTGGACGTGGCCGAGGCGCTGGCGATCGAGCGCCTGAAGCAGTTGTTCGACTGCGACTACGCCAACGTGCAGCCGCACTCGGGCTCGCAGGCGAACCAGGCGGTGTACTTCGCGCTGCTGCAACCGGGCGACACGATCCTCGGTATGTCGCTGGCGCACGGCGGACATCTGACGCACGGTGCCAAGCCGAACCTTTCGGGCAAGATCTTCAATGCCGTGCAGTACGGCGTGAACGACGAAGGGCTGGTCGATTACGACGCGGTCGAGAAGCTCGCCGTCGAGCACAAGCCGAAGATGATCGTGGCCGGCTTCAGCGCGTACTCGCAGATCATGGATTGGGCGCGCTTCCGCGCGATCGCGGACAAGGTCGGCGCGTACCTGTTCGTGGACATGGCGCACGTGGCCGGGCTGGTTGCCGCGGGCGTGTATCCATCGCCGCTGCCACACGCGCACGTGGTGACTTCGACGACGCACAAGACCTTGCGCGGACCGCGCGGCGGCCTGATCGTCGCGAAGACTTCGGCGATGGGCGAACACGCCGAGGAAATCACGAAGAAACTGCAATCGATCGTGTTCCCGGGCATCCAGGGCGGGCCGCTGATGCATGTGATCGCCGCGAAAGCCGTGGCGTTCAAGGAAGCGCTGGAGCCGTCGTTCAAGGCATACCAGCAACAAGTCGTCAAGAACGCCAAGGCGATGGCGAAGACCCTGATCGATCGCGGCTACAAGATCGTGTCGGGCGGCACCGAGGATCATCTGTTCCTCGTCGACCTGATCGGCAAGCCGATCACCGGCAAGGACGCGGAAGCAGCACTTGGCAAGGCGCACATCACGGTCAACAAGAACGCGGTGCCGAACGACCCGCAGAAGCCGTTCGTCACTTCGGGCCTGCGCATCGGCACACCCGCAGTGACCACCCGCGGCTACAAGGAAGCCGATTGCATCGAACTAGCCGGCTGGGTCGCCGACGTGCTGGACGCGCCGAACGACGAGAAGGTGATCGACAACGTGCGCGCATTGGTGAATGCGCAGTGCGCGAAGTTTCCGGTTTATGGGTGA
- a CDS encoding Ribonucleotide reductase transcriptional regulator NrdR: MHCPFCQNIDTRVIDSRVSEEGSTIRRRRECPSCGERFSTVETVELKLPAIIKGDGRREAFDARKLRTGFDRALHKRPVTEERIEAAVRAVVRQLRVSTERELPSRRIGELVMAELRKLDHVGYVRYASVYRSFEDVADFREELDRLEHELPPSESQLPLIGGAVVPIDKNKKR, encoded by the coding sequence ATGCACTGCCCCTTCTGCCAGAACATCGACACCCGCGTGATCGACTCGCGCGTTTCGGAGGAAGGCTCGACCATCCGCCGGCGCCGCGAGTGCCCGTCGTGTGGCGAGCGGTTCTCGACGGTGGAAACGGTGGAACTCAAGCTGCCGGCGATCATCAAGGGTGATGGCCGGCGCGAGGCGTTCGATGCGCGCAAGCTGCGCACTGGGTTCGACCGCGCGCTGCACAAGCGGCCGGTCACCGAGGAACGCATCGAGGCCGCGGTGCGCGCGGTGGTGCGGCAGTTGCGCGTTTCGACCGAGCGCGAACTACCTTCGCGCCGGATCGGTGAACTGGTGATGGCGGAACTGCGCAAACTCGACCACGTCGGCTACGTGCGTTACGCGTCGGTGTACCGCTCGTTCGAGGACGTCGCGGATTTCCGCGAGGAACTCGACCGGCTCGAACACGAACTGCCGCCCAGCGAAAGCCAGCTGCCGCTGATCGGTGGCGCGGTGGTGCCGATCGACAAGAACAAGAAGCGCTAA
- a CDS encoding diaminohydroxyphosphoribosylaminopyrimidine deaminase/5-amino-6-(5-phosphoribosylamino)uracil reductase RibD: protein MTSKQVEFSALDHALMARALRLAERGLFTTQPNPRVGCVVAQDGEIVGEGWHRRAGEAHAEVFALRAAGERARGATAYVTLEPCSHHGRTPPCADALIEAGVARVVFASEDPNPKVAGAGIRRMREAGIDVECGLMRDAARELNRGFFSRFERDRPWVRVKLAMSLDGRTALSNGESKWITGEAARADVQRWRARSSAIMTGAGTARVDDPRLTVRAGEGQGFQPLRVVLDTRLDALQPDAHLLDGSTPTLVLHAPDVQPKDGRYQRIELAEAPVDAKGRIDLAATLRLLAGRNVNELQVEAGPNLCGALFEQNLVDELLLYVAPTLLGDHARPLLHLPELMMMTERRDWRVIDRRAIGCDQRVLLRP from the coding sequence ATGACGAGCAAGCAAGTGGAATTCTCCGCTCTCGATCACGCACTGATGGCGCGCGCGCTGCGCCTCGCCGAACGCGGCCTGTTCACCACGCAACCCAACCCGCGCGTCGGGTGCGTGGTCGCGCAAGACGGAGAAATCGTCGGCGAGGGCTGGCACCGGCGCGCGGGTGAAGCGCATGCGGAAGTATTTGCGTTGCGCGCGGCTGGCGAACGCGCGCGTGGTGCAACGGCGTACGTGACGCTCGAACCCTGTTCGCATCACGGCCGCACGCCACCTTGCGCGGACGCCTTGATCGAAGCCGGTGTCGCGCGCGTGGTGTTCGCCTCCGAAGACCCCAATCCGAAGGTGGCCGGCGCGGGCATCCGGCGCATGCGCGAAGCGGGCATCGACGTCGAGTGTGGCTTGATGCGCGACGCGGCGCGCGAATTGAACCGTGGCTTCTTTTCGCGTTTCGAACGCGATCGCCCGTGGGTGCGGGTGAAGCTGGCGATGAGCCTGGATGGCCGCACTGCACTCAGCAATGGTGAATCGAAATGGATCACCGGCGAAGCCGCGCGTGCGGATGTGCAACGCTGGCGCGCGCGCAGTTCGGCGATCATGACCGGCGCCGGCACCGCGCGCGTGGATGATCCGCGGTTGACGGTGCGGGCGGGCGAAGGGCAGGGCTTTCAGCCGTTGCGCGTGGTGCTGGACACGCGCCTCGACGCGTTGCAACCCGACGCGCATCTGCTCGACGGCAGCACGCCGACGCTGGTTTTGCATGCGCCGGACGTGCAACCGAAGGATGGTCGCTACCAGCGCATCGAACTCGCCGAAGCACCCGTCGATGCGAAGGGCCGCATCGATCTTGCCGCGACATTGCGGTTGCTTGCGGGACGCAACGTCAACGAACTGCAGGTCGAAGCCGGCCCGAACCTGTGCGGCGCGCTGTTCGAACAAAACCTGGTCGACGAATTGCTGTTGTACGTCGCGCCCACGCTGCTGGGCGACCACGCCCGGCCGCTGCTGCATCTGCCGGAACTGATGATGATGACGGAGCGGCGCGACTGGCGCGTCATCGACCGGCGCGCGATCGGCTGCGACCAGCGCGTGCTGCTCAGGCCGTGA
- a CDS encoding Oxidoreductase, with protein MDAADRDIRWGIIGCGNVTEVKSGPAFQQAAHSSLVAVMRRDAAKARDYAQRHGVPRWYDDAAALIADAEVDAVYVATPPSTHKHYALMSIAAGKPVYVEKPMAMDSSECGEIMRAARTAGVPVFVAYYRRALPRFARVRELLFDERAIGNPRALHVVYAKPHDPRYDDPHGPHWHVRPAISGGGLFVDVGCHTLDILDWLFGPIVHVNGYASNQRGSYAAEDGVAMSFAFGNGMPGTGLWIFDSLQRQDSIEVIGDAGRLSLATFGDGPIRVENAAGVRELRVENPPHIQQPLIETIVRELRGEAGACPSSAESAARTTWVIDEVLRDFRRMAGQP; from the coding sequence ATGGATGCAGCGGATCGCGACATACGCTGGGGCATCATCGGCTGCGGCAACGTCACCGAGGTGAAGAGCGGCCCGGCCTTCCAGCAGGCTGCACATTCCTCGCTGGTTGCGGTGATGCGTCGCGATGCCGCCAAGGCGCGCGACTACGCGCAGCGCCACGGCGTGCCGCGCTGGTACGACGACGCGGCTGCGCTGATCGCCGACGCGGAAGTCGACGCGGTGTACGTGGCAACGCCGCCTTCGACGCACAAGCACTACGCACTGATGAGCATCGCCGCGGGCAAGCCGGTGTACGTCGAGAAACCGATGGCAATGGATTCCTCCGAATGCGGGGAAATCATGCGCGCGGCCCGCACGGCGGGCGTACCGGTCTTCGTCGCGTACTATCGGCGCGCGCTGCCGCGTTTCGCCAGGGTGCGCGAGCTGTTGTTCGACGAGCGCGCCATCGGTAATCCGCGTGCGCTGCACGTGGTATACGCCAAACCGCATGATCCGCGCTACGACGATCCGCACGGTCCGCATTGGCACGTGCGACCCGCGATTTCCGGCGGCGGCCTGTTCGTGGATGTCGGCTGCCACACGCTGGACATCCTCGATTGGCTGTTCGGTCCCATCGTCCACGTGAATGGTTACGCCAGCAATCAACGCGGAAGCTATGCAGCCGAAGACGGCGTCGCGATGTCATTCGCGTTCGGCAATGGCATGCCGGGTACCGGCTTGTGGATTTTCGACAGCCTGCAGCGGCAGGACAGCATCGAGGTGATCGGCGATGCGGGGCGGTTGTCGCTTGCCACGTTCGGTGACGGGCCGATCCGGGTGGAAAACGCCGCCGGGGTGCGCGAACTGCGTGTCGAGAATCCACCGCATATCCAGCAACCGCTGATCGAAACCATCGTGCGCGAGCTGCGCGGCGAAGCCGGCGCCTGTCCCTCCAGTGCCGAAAGCGCCGCACGCACCACGTGGGTCATCGATGAAGTGTTGCGCGACTTTCGCCGCATGGCCGGGCAGCCGTGA
- a CDS encoding Riboflavin synthase eubacterial/eukaryotic — translation MFTGIIQSTGRVTRSESRGGDLRIAIAAPEFDTADVALGDSVAVSGCCLTLVAREGDTLAFDVSNESLALTTLGGLGIGDRVNLEKALRLSDRLGGHLVSGHVDGIGTIAAIEPDARSQRWRVEAPRELMRYIAAKGSVCVDGVSLTVNAIEGHAFEVNLVPHTVAHTTFADRRVGDRVNLEIDMLARYVERLLVAKEF, via the coding sequence ATGTTCACCGGCATCATCCAGTCCACCGGCCGCGTCACGCGCAGCGAGTCGCGCGGCGGCGATTTGCGCATCGCGATCGCGGCGCCGGAATTCGACACGGCCGACGTCGCGCTCGGCGACAGCGTTGCGGTGTCGGGTTGCTGCCTGACCTTGGTAGCGCGGGAAGGCGACACGCTGGCGTTCGATGTGTCCAACGAGAGCCTCGCGCTGACCACGCTCGGCGGCCTCGGCATCGGCGATCGCGTGAACCTCGAAAAGGCCTTGCGCCTGTCCGACCGCTTGGGCGGGCATCTGGTTTCCGGCCACGTCGACGGCATCGGCACGATTGCCGCGATCGAACCCGACGCGCGTTCGCAACGCTGGCGTGTCGAGGCGCCGCGCGAACTGATGCGCTACATCGCGGCCAAGGGATCGGTGTGCGTGGACGGCGTCAGCCTGACCGTGAACGCGATCGAGGGCCATGCGTTCGAAGTCAACCTTGTTCCCCATACGGTGGCACACACGACGTTCGCCGACCGCCGCGTGGGCGATCGCGTGAACCTCGAGATCGACATGCTGGCGCGCTACGTCGAGCGCCTGCTGGTTGCAAAGGAGTTCTGA
- a CDS encoding 3,4-dihydroxy-2-butanone 4-phosphate synthase / GTP cyclohydrolase II, translated as MAFTSIPELLEEIAAGRMVVMLDDEDRENEGDLIMAAGKVRAEDINFMAREGRGLICLALDRARCDRLGLQPMVRDNGSAYHTNFTVSIEAASGVTTGISAHDRARTIQVAVAPDAKASDLVQPGHVFPLLAQPGGVLTRAGHTEAAVDLATLAGCEPAGVLVEILREDGSMARRPDLETFATKHGLKVGTIADLIRHRLATEKTIERVHQSDVQTEFGAFRLVAWRDRLRGEIHFALVRGAVDDGAPVLARVHVRNTLSDVLHLERDDLGMTMTAALRRIAAEGRGVVVVLASAEDSDALLAHLNREATAAPAGGGKAATQREWRQLGLGAQILSDLGVRRLRVLGTPRKLVGLSGFDLEVVEYVAEQEQE; from the coding sequence ATGGCCTTCACAAGCATTCCGGAATTGCTGGAAGAGATCGCTGCCGGCCGCATGGTGGTGATGCTGGACGACGAGGATCGCGAGAACGAAGGCGACCTGATCATGGCCGCCGGCAAGGTGCGCGCGGAAGACATCAATTTCATGGCGCGCGAGGGGCGTGGGCTGATCTGCCTCGCGCTGGATCGTGCGCGCTGCGATCGCCTCGGCCTGCAGCCGATGGTGCGCGACAACGGTTCCGCATATCACACCAACTTCACCGTTTCGATCGAAGCCGCCAGCGGCGTCACCACCGGCATTTCCGCGCACGATCGCGCACGCACCATCCAGGTCGCAGTAGCGCCCGACGCGAAAGCCTCCGACCTGGTGCAGCCCGGCCACGTGTTTCCGTTGCTGGCGCAACCCGGCGGCGTGCTGACGCGCGCGGGCCATACCGAAGCCGCGGTGGACTTGGCGACGCTGGCCGGCTGTGAGCCCGCCGGCGTGCTGGTCGAAATCCTGCGCGAGGACGGTTCGATGGCGCGCCGTCCGGACCTCGAAACTTTCGCGACGAAGCACGGGCTGAAAGTCGGCACGATCGCCGACCTGATCCGGCATCGGCTCGCCACCGAAAAGACCATCGAGCGCGTGCATCAGTCAGACGTGCAGACCGAGTTTGGCGCGTTCCGGCTGGTCGCGTGGCGCGACCGCCTGCGCGGCGAAATCCATTTCGCGCTGGTGCGCGGCGCGGTCGACGATGGCGCGCCGGTGCTGGCGCGCGTGCACGTGCGCAACACCTTGTCAGACGTGCTGCATCTGGAACGCGACGATCTCGGCATGACGATGACCGCGGCGCTGCGCCGGATCGCGGCCGAGGGCCGGGGCGTCGTGGTGGTGCTGGCTTCCGCGGAAGATTCGGACGCGTTGCTGGCGCATCTCAATCGCGAGGCCACGGCCGCACCCGCCGGCGGAGGCAAGGCGGCCACCCAGCGCGAGTGGCGCCAGTTGGGCCTCGGCGCGCAAATCCTTTCCGACCTCGGCGTGCGCCGGCTGCGCGTGCTGGGCACGCCGCGCAAGCTGGTCGGGCTTTCCGGGTTCGACCTCGAAGTCGTCGAGTACGTGGCGGAGCAGGAGCAGGAGTAG
- a CDS encoding 6,7-dimethyl-8-ribityllumazine synthase, with amino-acid sequence MSDSSATPVPELRSPPGARYAVVASRWNGEVVDALVDGARRAFAEHGVADDALDVLRVPGAWELPVLAQRVAASGKHAVIVALGCVVRGETRHYEHVADECARGLMRVALDSGVPVLNGVLAVEDEADAWARAGGARGNKGADVARSAIEMAALLKEFSA; translated from the coding sequence ATGTCCGACTCATCCGCCACCCCAGTTCCTGAACTACGCTCCCCGCCCGGCGCGCGTTACGCCGTCGTCGCCAGCCGCTGGAACGGCGAAGTGGTGGATGCGTTGGTGGACGGCGCGCGCCGCGCATTCGCCGAACACGGCGTGGCCGATGACGCGCTGGACGTGCTGCGCGTGCCTGGCGCGTGGGAATTGCCGGTGCTGGCGCAACGCGTCGCCGCGAGCGGCAAGCATGCGGTGATCGTCGCGCTGGGTTGCGTGGTGCGCGGTGAAACCCGCCACTACGAACACGTGGCCGACGAATGCGCGCGCGGCTTGATGCGCGTCGCGCTCGATTCCGGCGTGCCGGTGTTGAACGGCGTGCTCGCTGTGGAAGACGAAGCCGACGCGTGGGCACGCGCGGGCGGTGCGCGCGGCAACAAGGGCGCCGACGTCGCGCGCTCCGCGATCGAGATGGCGGCGCTGCTCAAGGAGTTTTCCGCATGA
- a CDS encoding Transcription termination protein NusB — translation MTGLRRDDGIDPAARTRARRRAVQALYAWELGGNPMRKVIDDFRGEQDMQIADLEYFEDLLRGVETRCKELDASLAPFIDRDIERVDPIERAVLRLAAYELKYRLDVPYRVVLNEAVEVTKRFGSDQGHTYVNGVLDKLAGAARTVEKGG, via the coding sequence ATGACCGGTTTACGCCGCGACGATGGCATCGATCCGGCCGCGCGTACGCGCGCGCGCCGGCGCGCGGTGCAGGCGCTGTACGCGTGGGAACTCGGCGGCAATCCGATGCGCAAGGTGATCGACGATTTCCGTGGCGAGCAGGACATGCAGATCGCCGACTTGGAATACTTCGAAGATCTGCTGCGCGGCGTCGAAACGCGCTGCAAGGAACTCGACGCATCGCTCGCGCCCTTCATCGATCGCGACATCGAGCGCGTCGATCCGATCGAGCGCGCAGTGCTGCGCCTCGCCGCGTACGAATTGAAATACCGCCTGGACGTGCCGTATCGCGTGGTGTTGAACGAAGCCGTGGAAGTCACCAAGCGCTTCGGTTCCGACCAGGGCCACACCTACGTCAACGGCGTGCTCGACAAACTGGCCGGCGCCGCGCGCACGGTGGAAAAGGGCGGCTGA